The Hypanus sabinus isolate sHypSab1 chromosome 31, sHypSab1.hap1, whole genome shotgun sequence genome window below encodes:
- the LOC132383771 gene encoding late histone H2A.L3-like has translation MTGRGKGGAGKARSKAKSRSSRAGLQFPVGRVHRLLRKGNYAERVGAGAPVYLAAVLEYLTAEILELAGNAARDNKKTRIIPRHLQLAVRNDEELNKLLGGVTIAQGGVLPNIQAVLLPKKTGAASK, from the coding sequence ATGACTGGACGTGGAAAAGGCGGCGCTGGCAAAGCTCGGTCCAAGGCCAAATCTCGCTCGTCTCGGGCTGGACTACAGTTCCCGGTGGGCCGGGTACACAGACTCCTAAGAAAGGGCAACTATGCTGAACGTGTGGGTGCCGGAGCCCCGGTCTAtctggctgctgtgctcgagTATCTGACGGCCGAAATCCTCGAATTGGCCGGCAACGCGGCCCGGGACAATAAGAAGACCCGCATCATCCCCCGGCACCTGCAGCTGGCCGTCCGCAACGACGAGGAGCTGAACAAGCTGCTGGGAGGCGTGACTATCGCTCAGGGCGGTGTGTTACCCAATATCCAGGCCGTCCTGTTGCCCAAGAAAACCGGCGCTGCCAGTAAGTGA
- the LOC132383807 gene encoding histone H2B 1/2-like, which yields MPDAPKPAPKKGAKKALSKPASKSGKKRKRTRKESYAIYIYKVMKQVHPDTGISSRAMSIMNSFVNDIFERIAGEASRLAHYNKRSTISSREIQTAVRLLLPGELAKHAVSEGTKAVTKYTSSK from the coding sequence ATGCCTGATGCACCGAAACCCGCTCCCAAGAAGGGCGCCAAGAAAGCTCTGTCCAAACCGGCGAGCAAGTCTGGCAAGAAGCGCAAGAGGACGAGGAAGGAGAGTTACGCCATCTACATCtacaaagtgatgaagcaggttcACCCCGATACCGGCATCTCCTCCAGGGCCATGAGCATCATGAATTCATTCGTGAACGATATTTTCGAGCGCATCGCGGGTGAGGCTTCCCGCCTGGCCCATTACAACAAGCGGTCAACCATCAGCTCCCGGGAGATCCAGACCGCCGTGCGCCTGCTGCTGCCCGGGGAGCTGGCCAAGCACGCCGTGTCCGAAGGGACAAAGGCGgtgaccaagtacaccagctccaaGTAA